The genome window GGCAACCGCCAGCGGCAGGATGACGCGGGACACGACGCGATGCGGCTCCCCCAGCCGGAGCAGGAAATCGAGCACCAACTCGTGCGTCCCGGTCAGCAGCAGGATCCCGTTCGCAAAGACACCCGCGCCGACCTCTTCGGGAACGCGGGCGCTGACGTTGCTGTGGCGAACCTGCCCCTGGAACGGAGCAGGATCTTCGGGATCGTTCTCGGGATGACTCGACATGGATGGCACCCCGGCCGCCGCGCGGGTCTTCAATCGTTGGGGAAGGGATCAGGACTTGGCCGGTCCGTCGGTCCCGGTCAGGCGCTTGCGGAAGTCGGTCTCGACCTTGCCGAACGCCTTCTCGTGCCGCTGGACCGTCTCGGTCAGCAGGGCGGCCAGCCGCTTGGCCCAGAAGAAGTTGAGGATCACCCGCTGCGAGACCTTGAACTTCTGGATCTGGGCCAATGGATTGGGGTTCATGGCCAGATCCAGGATGACTTCCTCCGGCGTGATCGAGACCCGGCACCAGTTGGCGTAGAGCGCCGCCACATCCGAATCGTCCACATCGATGCGGATCGTGTTTTCCGCAGGGGCGTCGGCCGGGAGAGGGGAAGGAGTCTTTTTCGGGTCCGCCATGATCAGAGAATCCTTGCGTCAAGAGAGAGGAAGGTCGGTGCCACCGACCGGCCACTTGGACGCAAGGTCATATCAGCGAACGGCTGGGAACTCAAACCCGGTTTGCACGTTCTGCGGAAGATTCACCGTCCCGCCCGCCTCGCGGCGTCCCCGCCTCAGGGCGTCCCACTTCCACCGCAGATAGGCCGAAAGAGTCGGCTGTCCCCATTCGGCCGACGGGCGGCCCGCGGTCGGGATCGGTCGCGCCGTGCCGTTGTGGATCTCGACGAGACGCTCGGCAATGGCCGGCAGGTTCTCAAAGGTCATCCGCCGCTGGATGCCGATGTGCGACTCGGTCCATTCGTTGACCGGGGTCGTGAAGTAGCCGTACACGGGGCCGGTGTCGATCCCCGCGTCGATCTTGAGGAGCGACATCCCGACGCGGCCCAGGTCGCCGTGGACCAGGGCCCAGAAACACCCGTGAGCGTTCCGGTACTCGGGAACGATGCCGGGATGCATGACGAAGGTCCCGGTCCGGGCCTGCTCGAAGATCCGCGGTTTGAGGATGTGCTTGCAGCACGCCAGGATCACGTCCGGCCGGGCCTGGGCGATGAACTGTTCGGCGGCCCCCCCGTTGGGCTGCGATGTTTCCAGCAGGGGGACGGGGGGCGTGGGGGCGGCGTACTGCGTCCTGAGCTCCTGGAGCCGCGCCGCCTGCCAGCGGGTGTCCCGACCGGCCCAGCGGAGACGGTACCAGAGCCGCATCAGGAGGAGGTCCGTGAACCGCAGCGCTCCTTCGCGTTCCAGCTGCCGCCGGGCTCGCTTCTGCACCTGCGTCCGGTTGTCCCGGAGGACGATCACTCCGGCCAGGTCCGAGAACGAGTTCAGCCACAGCGGCAGCCCCTCGCGGATCAGGGGGACGTCGTGGTGGCAGATCAGAAGTGTGCGCATAACATGGACCGGACCGGCGGGGGAGTGCCTGAACAAAGATGCGTCACGCCCCGCGCCTGTCCAGCGGAATGTCCGCCGAGGGGCGGGTTTGGGCCCCCCGGTCGCTGGAAGTCGCTCGATTATTTGGTTTTGGGATGAATGTCGGGAATAATGCGGTGGTGCTCTTGGTCAACGTGGCAGGAGTGGAGGATGGATCAGTCTCCGGACGTCGACATTCGCAGTCTGGTGGCCAGCCACTATGCGGCGGTCTATCGGTACGCCTGTCGACTGACCGGAAACGCGGCGGATGCCGAAGACGTCACTCAGCAGACCTTCCTGCGGGCGCAGCGAGCGCTGTCGCAGTTGCGGGACGCGGAGCGGGCGGACCGGTGGCTCCTGCGGATCGCCCGCAATGAGTTCCTGCGCGTCCCCCGGCGTCCGCTGGCCCGCATGGAGGTTGACCTCCCCGCGCCGAGCGTCGGAGCGAAGGAGGATGCCGAGGAGGTTGCCGAGGCCCTGCGGGAGCTAGCTGAGGAGTTCCGGGTCCCCCTGCTGCTCTTCTACTTCGAAGAGTTGAGCTACCGGGAGATCGCCGAGGAGCTCGGCATCCCGCTCGGAACGGTGATGAGCCGACTGTCGCGGGGGCGGGATTACCTCCGGGAACGGCTCACTCCGGAGCCCGCGCCCGACGGGTCGGTCCCCCCGGCCGTCCGGTTTCCTCCCCGCCGTTGAAAGTCTTTTCGAAAGTGTTGGTGTCGCAATCCCGCCCCATCGAGCCGCTCCTGGCATCACGAGGACTCGACAGGAGGAACGCCGGCCGACCTTCCGGATGATCACCACCCGACAGGACTGAGTTTTCCGAGACACGTTGACCGACCCGACGAGTGCGACATGGATTGCCGTAGTGCCCTGGAGACCCTGGAGACCGTTCCGAGCCGCCGGCTTCAGGCGGAGCGGAGTGAGTTCGCGGACTTTCACACACACATCCAGTCCTGCGGGCTGTGCCGCGTCGCCTTCGATTCCCGCCGTCTGGAAGAAGACGCCCTGGTGCGGGCGCTGAGTTCCGTTCCGGTCCCCGCCGGACTGGAAAGCCGGATCTGCGACCGCCTGGACGCGGAGCCCCGGAAGCGGGGACGGCGATGGTGGAAGCTGGCCGGTGCCGGCGGGGCGGTCGTGGCGGCGGGCCTGATGCTTGGCGTCTCGTGGTCCCTGTGGACGAACGGCTGGCTGACGCTCGAACAGGTCCGTCTGGCGGTGAACGAAGCGGTGTTGCGTGTCGAACGTCCGGAGTCCGGCCCGCCGAGGGGAGCGATCCGGGACGTGACCGGACGGGAAGGGGGGACGGTTGCGGCCACGGTCTCCGATCGGGACTGGCGGTCGATGATCGCGGGGCGGCCGCCGCTGGCAATCGACGTCGATCGCCGCTGGGGTGGAGGACCCGACGCGACGGTCTACCGCTTCTCCGACGGGGCGACCCGTGTCGAGGGGGTGCTGGTGATGATTCCCCGTCGAAGAGTCGCCGCGGCTCCGCAGAATCCGGTCCCCATGTCGGTCGAGTATCTGCCGTTCCCGACCGCGAGCTGGTCCGATTCGGACTACGTCTATGTCTGCATCGCCCAGTCGGGCGATCTGGGCCGGCTCCTCCGTTCGATGTACGGAACAACGGCCTGACGGCGGACTGGTCCGATTCCGGACGGCTGTGGCGCGGATTGGGTACCGAACCCTGCTGTTTGTCTGTGCAACTGCCGCCGAGGCCACAGCCCCGTCGTGGAGGGGGCTGAGGCGGGAGGGCGAGGCTCCGGCCGAGCCGCAACCGTGGCGGAACTCGATTGAGACGGCTGCCGCCAGGGGCTCACCGTCCCGTATGGGCTCGACATGCACCGACGGGGACTCTCCGCGAAGCGAATTCCCGCCGCGTCAGCCCGTCTCCCAAAATAACAAACCTCGAGGCGCCTGGGGCGCCTCGAGGTCGTTGAGGGGATCCGGAATGTCCTGAGGACCGATCAGCGGTTGCTGGCGATCTGCTCCGAGGGAGCGGCCACGTCCTGAACGGCGACGCGCGAGACCTTCAGCGGCTTGGAAGCGGTCGCGAGCTGGCTCCGCAGACGACGGGCTTCGTAACGATGGGCGATCGGCCCGTCGATGTAATGAATGCTCGACGTGTCGGGCTTGTTCAGTCGAATGCTGTCGTCATTGCCCGGATTGAATTCGTTCGAGCGGGGGACATTGTTCCCCGGATTGAACTCATTGCTCGCCGGCGTGTTGGCGCCGGGATTCGTATTGTTGAAGCGTTCCCCCGAAGGAATGCTCGAAGCCGGCGGCGTGTACGCCGGAGCCGCTCCGCCGCCCGGTTCGCCTGCGGCCGGACCCCGCGGGGTCCCTCCACGCGGGCCGAGCTCGATATTGCTGGCGGGCGCGGGCGTTGACCAGTTGTTGGCCGGATTCGCGTTGTTCGGGGGCGTATTGCCCGGGATCGAACTGGGCCGGTTTCCGTCGAACGTCCCCGTGTTGGCGGGGGGAGTCGTGGCGCGATCGAAGCCGTCCCCCTCGGGGTTCCGCAGCGGAGTCGCCGGAGTCGGCTGCGGACCCGCGGGGCGGCTGTTGTCCGGCGTGGGGGTCATGTTCGACCCCGACGATGTCCCGGCGCAGTTCGCACAGTTCCCGCCGCTGCATCCGGACCCGCCGCAACTGCTGCATCCGCTGCCGCCGCAACTGCTGCACCCGTTACAGCCACCGGCACATCCGTCGCAGCAGCCGGTCCCGCATCCACAGTCGTAGCCGTATCCGGCCGAGTAGTTCCCGCAGCAGCCCGACGCACAGGACGAGCAGCCGCCGCAGGCCCCTCCGCTGCAGGGGCTGGAGATGCCGCAGCAGCCGCCGTTGTAGTACGACGGGCCATAGGCGGCGGTGTAGTACACCGGAGCGTAACCGGTGTAGTACGACGGACCGTATGAGGTGAACATCGACCCGCTGCCGTAGCGCGTCTCCCACGTTCCCCAAGGCATCATCTGAGCCTGTGCCGGAGCGGATTGAAGACACGCCATCACGGCGACACAGGCCGTCATCACCACAAAACGCATGGTCAGTTCCTCATCGTTGCAGGCCGTACGGGCGATGCGGACGTCACGGACGGCGAACGCAAATCGCGGGCACGGCTCGTCCATTACACCGGTCGCGACCAACGAAAGTCAACGACGCCGCGCGGATGCTGACGGGGAATCCGACGGGTCGCGGCGGCCCAAATGTGCAGTCCCCTTCGGCTTCACAGGCTGTGATGCCCGCGCGGCTCCGTCGACCCGCATAACCCTCCCGATCCTCTCAGTTTGCCGGATCGGTGCAACACGGGCGACCGTTCCGCTCGGAAAAGTCCGAGGGGAATGTCAACGGTTCTGAACGGTCCCCCGAACTTTGGCTCAAGTTTCCGATTCGTGACCTACGGTTTCCGCGGGTCGTCCGTCGGCCCCAGCACCAACCTCCGAAACCGGGAATGAACGACGCGATGGGAACGATGGTCAAGAGCCTGTGGCAGGATGAATGCGGCTTCGTGGTTTCGTCGGAACTGGTCCTGGCGGGGACGGTTGGCGTCCTGGGCCTGGTGTCCGGACTCTCCGAAGTGGCGGGGAATGTCAACGAAGAGCTCAAAGACATCGGGCAAGGCGTGCGGCTGAACCAGTCCTACAACTGCCGTCTTCCGAGCGGCGAAACCTGGAGCTTCCAGGACTCCGACGCCCGCTGATCGTTCCCGTTCGACCGGCATTCACGAAGCCAGCCCCCGGAGTTCTCCGGGGGCTGGCTTCGTTTTTTTGAGGCTTAAGGCGGCAGGTCGAGCGGGGCGAGGGTGAGTGAGTTCTTCGTTGTGCTCTTTCCTCTGAAGCCGCCGGGTGATCTATGTCCGACGGCGGTGCCTGGCCATTGGGCCTTCTCCTGGATTCGGGCGGACGGCGAGACAAGCGAAGCGAGTGAGTCTCCGTTCGTCGTTGTGGCCAATGCTTCCGGTTTGATCTCTACCTTCAGCCTTAAGCCTTCCGCCTCACGTCATTACTGAACGTCGTACTGGCCGGCACAGAAGTCCTGGCAATCCTGAAAGTGGCTTCCCTTGCTCTTCCCCTTGTGGCCGCTCAGCCCTTCGACGCAGTAGCCCTGATCGATCGAGGCGAAGGCCGAACCGACGTCTTCGAGTTCGTTGTTCACGTTGAGGGAGACTTCGCTCAGGCCGACCACCAGTCCGAGGACGGCGATCGAGGCGACCAGGACCAGTTCAGCCGAAACGATGAAACCGGCTTCGTCGCGAACAAGAGCGTTGAGGAGGCGAGTCATGGAAATCGAACCTTTGTGTGTCACTTGCAGTGGGTGGGTTGGGTGATGCAGGAGATGTAAAGCAGGCTGAATGCCACCCGGGCCGGGCGCGCCAAGATTTCTTGACGGCCACTCCATGGACAATTCTTAAGTCATTTTTGGGTCAATGTTTGCGTTTCGGTCAGTGGCCTGCGGCGACCGAAGTCCGTCCCTGTGGCCGCATCTCGCCGCTGTGGCCACAGGGCAACGTCCGTTGCCGCCGCTCGACGCAAGTCAAAGCGGGGCCTCGCTCTCACGGCGATGTTTCCGATTCGCCACGTCGGCCGCGATGGCAACACGCCCTCACAGACGGAATCCCCGGCCGATCGACGCCGGTGGGGGGAGGGACGGATCGGGCGGGGAGCGGAAGCTGAGCGCAGCGAATCGAGGGAAAAGTCGGTAGTCTGGTTCCTGCGTCAGAACGTTGGGCTTTGGCGTGAGGAGTCGTGGGCTGTCTGCCGCTGCCCGGGGCGGGACGTTTCGTTGTCGGAGTGACGTGATGAGAAGTGCTTGGGTCCTGCTGGTCGTGGCCGCTTTCTTCGCAACGCCTGGATTGGCTCAGTCCAGCAAGACTTCGCAAAGCAAGAAGACGGCGGAAGAGAACTTCGGCCCCAAGGAGTATTCCTCCGCCAACTTCCATCTGGTGACCGATCTGGGCGACAAAGGGGCCGAAGAGCTCTTGGGGCGGCTCGAGGTCATGATCAAGTTCGTCTCGGGCTACTTCGGCCGGAAGAACCCCCGGACGATCGACATGTACGTCGCGAAGAACATTGCCAGCTGGCCCGAGGCGGTCACGTCCAAGATGGATCCGGACGGAATCCAGTCGATCCGCAACGAGGCGGGCGTGACGCTGGGGATGACCCGTCGCAGCGGCACGACCGGTCGCGCGGTCGACGCCATCGCCGTCGTCTACGCGATCGCCGACCACGGCACGCCGCAGCACGAGGCGGTCCACGCCTACTGCATCCTGTCGTACGGAACCGCTGGACCCGTCTGGTACGCCGAAGGGATGGCCGAGGTGGGCCAGTACTGGCGCGCGGACGAAAAGGGGGTGAACGCTCACGAAGTCGTCGTGGAATTCCTGAAGCAGTCCAAGGTGAAGCCGATCAAGGAAATCGTGGACAACCCGCTCGAAACGACGGGGGACTCGTGGCAGAACTACGCCAGCCGCTGGGCCCTCTGCCATCTGCTCGGCTTCAATGAGAACTACACGCAGCGGTTCAAGCCGCTCGGCCTGTCGCTGCTGGCGGAGCAGCGGGATATCTCGTTCTGGACCGTCTACGGAACGCAGTCCAAGGAGATCGATTTCGAGTACCGCCAGTTCCTGAAGGATCTTGAGCCGGGCTATCGCGTCGACCTCTGTTCCTGGGACTGGAAGGCCCGCGGAAAGACGCTCAAGGGAAAGACGAGCCACAAGGCCCAGGTCAAGGCGGGGCGGGGATGGCAGCCCGCCAAGCTCCACGTGACTCCGGGGACCGAGTATTCCCTGGACATCACCGGTGAATGGAAGCTCTCGAAGGACGGCGAGCCGATCGGTGCCGGCGGCGACGAGGAAGGGAAGGGGAAGCTGACCGGCATCCTGTTCAATGACTACACCCTGAGTGAGCCGTTCGAGATCGGAGACGTCGAGACGTTTTCGCCCCCCGGCGAAGGGGATCTCTTCCTCCGCTGTGCCGATTCCTGGGGATCGCTCGGGGACAACTCCGGAACTCTCAACCTGACGCTCCGTCTGGCCGACGGAAAGTAACCGCCCGGTCTCCCGCAACGACCCCGATGAAGTCGATGCCCCTCCGTCGACTCGCAGGTCGATCGATTCTTCCTCCTTCCTTAAGCCTCGCATGTCCGACCTGACGCACTTCGACGACACGGGGGCCAGCCGCATGGTGGACGTCAGCGGCAAGCCGGTCACGGAGCGCCTGGCGCGGGCCGAAGGCTTTGTCGAGATGCGTCCCGAAACGCTGGCCCGGATCCTGAACCGGGAGTTCGCTAAGGGGGACGTCCTGGAAGTCGCCCGGCTGGCCGGGATCATGGCGACGAAGCGGACCGCCGATCTGATCCCGCTCTGTCATTCCCTCGGCCTCGACGCCGCGAGCGTCGACTTGCGTCCCGGCAGCGACCGGACGCTGCGGATCGAGAGCACCGTGCGGGTGCAGGGGCGGACCGGCGTCGAGATGGAAGCCCTGACGGCGGTCAGCGTCGCGGCCCTGACGGTCTACGACATGTGCAAAAGCATCGACCGGGGGATGGTCATCACCGGGATCCGGCTCCTCGAGAAGCAGGGGGGGCGGTCGGGAACGTGGACCGTCGCCGAGAGTGGGGATTCCGGCGCCAGCCGGCCGGACTGAGGGCCGGCGCGGGCGCCGATCGGGGGCTGCCAGCCCGGGTTTTCTCAACTTCGCGAGAGCATGGAAGGCGTTCCGATTCTCTGGTAGCTTGCGGCTCCCTTCGTGGTTCGCAGGAGAGTGCGGATGTCGTCAACTGCGTCGTGGACCGTTCAGCCGATCGCCGGTGTCAGCCCCAATCAGGAGCGGACGCTTGAAGCGGTCTATCCCTCGGTCGGCGCGTCGGCCCTCGGCCGCTCGCTCGGATCGCTGTTTGACTCCGTTCCGGTGAAAATCAACGGGGTCAAGCTCTCCTACCTGCTGTTCTGCCTGCCGCTGGCCCCGGTCGCCCTGACGATCTATCTGCTGCAGAAGGTCGTCGGTTCCTGCTACGTCCTGACCAACCGCAGCGTTGAGATCCGGAACATCATCGGTCGCGGCCTCGTCGAGAAGATCCCTCTCGCCGGGATCGAACAGGTCAACGTGGTGACGCAGGCGGGGCAGGCGTTTTTCCGGGCGGCGGACCTCGAACTGGTCAACGCCCGCGGTGACGTCCTGATGAAGCTGGAAGGGGTCCCCTGGCCGGACCGCTTCCGTCAGGTCATTCTCGACGCCCGGGAAGCCCGCAAGCGCTCCGACGAATCGCTCGCCCGGATCGAAGCCCGCAAGTAGTCTTCGTTCACGGCTCCGACTTCGCTCAGTTCCCCGTGCGGCTCCATTAATCGGGGCCAAGGTCTTTGGTCTTATCCGTGTGAATCTGTGTCCATCAGCGGCTGAAGTTCCTTTTGGACCGGCCACAGATCAACGCGGATGGACTCAGATAAGGCGACCCGGCCGGGTCAGCTCTTGAGATCGAATTCCTTGATCTTCCGGTAGAGCGTCCGCTCGCCGATGTTGAGCATCTTGGCCGCCTCCTCGCGGTTCCCGCCGGAGAGCTCCAGGGCTCGCGCGATGTAGTATTTTTCGACCTCTTCCATCGGGCGGCCGACGAGGAAGTCGGCTCCGCTGGCGAGCGGCGTCCCGTCGGGGCCGGCGGTCTTGGCGAGCGGTGAAATCTCGTCGGGAAGGTCGTCGACGTCGAGGAGGCCGTCGGTATCGAGGGCCAGCATCCCCTCGATCGTATTGCGGATCTGGCG of Planctomyces sp. SH-PL14 contains these proteins:
- a CDS encoding DUF3467 domain-containing protein yields the protein MADPKKTPSPLPADAPAENTIRIDVDDSDVAALYANWCRVSITPEEVILDLAMNPNPLAQIQKFKVSQRVILNFFWAKRLAALLTETVQRHEKAFGKVETDFRKRLTGTDGPAKS
- a CDS encoding formyltransferase family protein gives rise to the protein MRTLLICHHDVPLIREGLPLWLNSFSDLAGVIVLRDNRTQVQKRARRQLEREGALRFTDLLLMRLWYRLRWAGRDTRWQAARLQELRTQYAAPTPPVPLLETSQPNGGAAEQFIAQARPDVILACCKHILKPRIFEQARTGTFVMHPGIVPEYRNAHGCFWALVHGDLGRVGMSLLKIDAGIDTGPVYGYFTTPVNEWTESHIGIQRRMTFENLPAIAERLVEIHNGTARPIPTAGRPSAEWGQPTLSAYLRWKWDALRRGRREAGGTVNLPQNVQTGFEFPAVR
- a CDS encoding RNA polymerase sigma factor gives rise to the protein MDQSPDVDIRSLVASHYAAVYRYACRLTGNAADAEDVTQQTFLRAQRALSQLRDAERADRWLLRIARNEFLRVPRRPLARMEVDLPAPSVGAKEDAEEVAEALRELAEEFRVPLLLFYFEELSYREIAEELGIPLGTVMSRLSRGRDYLRERLTPEPAPDGSVPPAVRFPPRR
- a CDS encoding branched-chain amino acid aminotransferase codes for the protein MTRLLNALVRDEAGFIVSAELVLVASIAVLGLVVGLSEVSLNVNNELEDVGSAFASIDQGYCVEGLSGHKGKSKGSHFQDCQDFCAGQYDVQ
- the moaC gene encoding cyclic pyranopterin monophosphate synthase MoaC, encoding MSDLTHFDDTGASRMVDVSGKPVTERLARAEGFVEMRPETLARILNREFAKGDVLEVARLAGIMATKRTADLIPLCHSLGLDAASVDLRPGSDRTLRIESTVRVQGRTGVEMEALTAVSVAALTVYDMCKSIDRGMVITGIRLLEKQGGRSGTWTVAESGDSGASRPD